The Odocoileus virginianus isolate 20LAN1187 ecotype Illinois chromosome 3, Ovbor_1.2, whole genome shotgun sequence genome includes a window with the following:
- the LIX1 gene encoding protein limb expression 1 homolog translates to MDRTLESLRHIIAQVLPHRDPALVFKDLNVVSMLQEFWESKQQQKAAFPSEGVVVYESLPSPGPPYVSYVTLPGGSCFGNFQCCLSRAEARRDAAKVALINSLFNELPSRRITKEFIMESVQEAVASTSGTLDDADDPSTSIGAYHYMLESNMGKTMLEFQELMTIFQLLHWNGSLKALRETKCSRQEVISYYSQYSLDEKMRSHMALDWIMKERESPGILSQELRMALRELEEARKAGQELRFYKEKKEILSLALTQIYSDPDASSPSDDQLSLTALCGYH, encoded by the exons tGAATGTTGTGTCGATGTTACAGGAATTTTGGGAAAGCAAGCAGCAGCAGAAGGCTGCATTCCCGAGTGAAGGTGTGGTGGTCTATGAGTCGCTGCCATCTCCTGGACCACCCTACGTGAGTTATGTGACCCTCCCAGGGGGAAGCTGTTTTGGAAATTTTCAG TGCTGCTTAAGTAGAGCTGAGGCCAGACGGGATGCAGCTAAAGTAGCCCTAATCAACTCCCTCTTCAACGAGCTGCCCTCTCGCCGGATCACCAAGGAATTCATTATGGAGAGTGTGCAGGAAGCAGTTGCCTCCACCAGC GGCACTTTGGATGATGCAGATGACCCGAGCACCAGCATTGGAGCCTATCACTACATGTTGGAGTCAAACATGGGGAAGACCATGCTAGAGTTTCAG GAGCTTATGACCATTTTCCAACTATTGCACTGGAACGGAAGCCTCAAAGCCCTTCGTGAAACAAAATGTTCCCGACAG GAAGTCATCTCCTACTATTCCCAGTACTCCCTGGATGAAAAGATGCGCAGCCACATGGCCCTAGACTGGATCATGAAGGAGCGGGAGTCGCCGGGAATTCTCTCCCAAGAGCTGCGAATGGCCCTGAGGGAGCTGGAGGAAGCCAGGAAAGCAGGGCAAGAACTACGgttttacaaagaaaagaaagagatccTGAGTTTAGCCCTGACGCAGATCTACAGTGATCCTGACGCCTCTTCACCCAGTGATGACCAGCTGAGCCTCACGGCCCTCTGTGGCTATCACTAG